The genomic segment ATTGGTCACCACCTACTACCCACTGGAATATTCTATAGGAAATTAACAAGATTTCATGTCTTTAAAAATATAGTAATGACATGATGAACTATCATCTTCTACAGGCGGTTTTTGCCATGTCAAGAGAATGGCCCAAATTCAGCCCTTCCATAAGCCAGTCACTGTTGATTGCAATGGGAGATGAGCTCATTTAGTCCAAAACTGAATTTGTCCTGAAAAATAGTTCTTCCCTCAGAGTCTTTCAGCCCAATGAATTTGAGTATCTCAGCTGAATGAGGAGGGTTGTCTCTTGCCCTCTCCAAAGTAGCCTGTTTGTGGTCCTTCAGGCTTTCCAAAGGGACATATGGTCTCTGCACCTGCTCAACTGTGCTAGAGAACAGTCCACACCTGGGTTGGGGTCCTGCATTTCCTCATGTTCCCCTTGCTCTGATCCCTTGTGTCTTTTTGGTGGGCTGCCAATACCTCAAAAAGATAGACTTGTAGTAGCCAACCTCTATGTGGCGCTACTGGGAAAAACTCCAACTATGACTGTTCATGCTGATCTTAGTGTCCCTGGTCTTGTTATTGTGACCATCCTTCTCCTAGCTAACAAAGACTCAACATTATGAGTTCTTGTACTATTCCCTCACTATTATCACACAGCAATAGAGTATGCTGTCCCCACAGGCCCACCAAGCTAGGAAGCAAGGAAAGAGCCATGCAGGCAGATTGATCCACAGAAAGGAACTGCTCAAGCAGAAGTGTATTTGCCTAGATACAGAGAAGTACATCTATCGATAGTGTAGGACATGGGACCTAGGACTCCCGACTATCATTCCCAGctcatatgtctacactgtgattaaaaaaaaaccctgcagcactgatttcagagcccaggtcagctgatgcAGGCTCAGGTTATAAAGTAGCAATGTTGATGTTCACATTTGggttagagcccaggctctgagaccctctccccccccccccccgccttcacatggtctcagagcccagactccagcccaaatACCTACACTGAGCCCTGCAGTGTgggccagctgctgtgtagacgtactctCAGTGACTGTGAGAAAGTCACTTgactgttctgtgcctcagtgtccacTTCTGTAAGCTGGAGACAATGACAAATACTTTATTTAGTGATTGTGAAGCTTAACGTCTGGGAAGTGCATGGAGATCTTTAAATGAAAGGGACTAGAGAAGGGCCacatggttggttggtttgttgtttaaaaaaaaaaaaagaagaatacaCACCCATGTGTGGGGGTGCAAGATACCTGAAATGAAAGGGCTCTTTAACCCAGCAGATAAAGGAGTAATCAGCTACAcacattcacactggaaataaggtgcacatttttaacagtaacggtaatgaactattggaacaacttacctacggggcgctggaacaatttgtatagtgggagtgctgagagccattgaaccagggggcttattccttcacccacttacttccctggtccttctcgcatgaacagagagcaacaatacctgaagtccaaaggtgcaaacaattcgatgtttattggggtgaacttccagcaagcatgattccagtttccttccttagtgtcccccttcccagctctgacaccacacagccttacacctgtgtccctgttcccattcctgcccttagccaaacatgactccaatttccccacccccattccctgttcccatttcccccacacacatccacacaccttgattgactgcagactatatagtaaaacttgagttctgcttagctataccttaaccaatcattttactgaaatttaactaaccaatcctaacatattgtaacatgattatttaaccaattatatcccaccaccttaattagtttacacccagcaaaattaattatacagcagacagaaacaatcacagaaccagagattatacagacaaacaatggggaaatggggactacagtgatagaacaaacacagaaatgaggatttcacatcccagctattgataagtgagttcttgccagacaggatgctatcaaactaagtttccttttacatcttctaggcacttccctttctctggaggcgataggaatacaatcctgtcctgattaatgcctaacagcccaatagcaccttatttcaatgtgactagtttggaatgtgaggatgtgaccggtcgctccccagcttatggctgcctctgttgcttagccaaaggccttagcctaagcacagggcctcagactgtcacagtaagagaaggaccttacactgggagacagtgattttgattctcttttttatacctctataaatagccaagtgataagaatacacctaaattcttagcgtataggcctttacagacaggcctgaatatctatatcctaacacccagtatatgatggaaactacttcaagccagggggtgtggcagaacccccagcactcctagttccagcgcCTGTTACCTACGGATGTATCAATTGATCTCCATCAATTGATATGCCCGAGTTCCACCAGAAGTACTGACCTCCTGAATTATCCAGGCCATACTAGAAAATCAGAACGGTCCCTTtttgccttaaaaatctattaatgatCTCTCACATCAGAATATCTAGCTTCATAAAAATGTTACAAATCTATTAATCACTTTCCACAGAGTGTCTTGAAAGGTGAATACAATGAGTAAACTTGTGTCTGTTCATGTTTCCCAGAACTCTAGATACCCAGATCTGGGAGGGAGCATCCCAGCTGAGGCTTCTGTCACCATGAGCaacacaaatttttttttccttgaggaCAACATCGTGTGCCCGATCTGCTTGGAGGTGTTCACAGACCCAGTCACCACTGCCTGTGGGCACAACTTCTGCATGGACTGCTTGCAGGATTACTGGGACCACCAAGCTGTGATTGGAGAGTGTCCCTACTGTCCACAGTGCCGAGAACCCTTCAGCTCACGGCCTCGACTCCGCAAAAATATAAGCCTTGGAGAAATAGCAGAAAAGTTCACCCGGGAGGAGGCTCAGGCGACAGCCAAGCTTCCCATAGCGGGTCCAAATGATGTCCCTTGTGATCTCTGCTCCTCTAGGAAAGTGAAGTCCATCAAGTCCTGCCTGCAGTGCATGGCTTCCTTGTGTGAAAACCATACCCAGCTGCActatgaaaacaaaacttttaggAACCACCAGCTGCTGGAACCCATAGGTGACCTGAAAGCCAGACTATGCCAGAAGCACCACAAGCTGCAGGAGCTGTACTGTAGGACGGAGGGTGGGCTAGTTTGCTACACCTGCATCCGAGAGGAACACAAGAACCATGATGCAATCCCACTACAAGAGGAGAGAGCCAGGAAAGTGGTAAGTATGGATGTCTCTCTTCCTCTGAGCCCAGACtaaggagggggcgggggttaaTAAGGAGGAAGAGTGGGGTTCTCTAGAAAAGCAGCTATCTAGATCTGAAATAAAGCCCTGCCTACACTGCATAAAAAGCATGGGAAGGAACCATTCTTTGGAACTCCTTGTGCTTGCAACACCTGTGCAAAGACTTGCACCCACACAAACCAGCCACCCCAGACCTCTGGTCATAATAATTAGTTACAACACCTATGTCAGATCTTTAGCAGAAGTCTGGTTGAACCAGTACGAATGGGAAGCTGTCCTGGTTCAGAGAGTTCTAACACCAGCCTACAGTGAAGtacttcacttttgaaaattacccAGAAGCCCTTGTTTTCAGCCACAGTGCTGTGCATTATGGGATAGGCGTTTCAGGAATCCCCCAGAATGCACTGGTACAACCACTGTTGTAAGGTGCCCTATGCATGTAATGCACCAGAATAATCAAACACATCACCATGCAGATGTGTGACCATCGCAAGGACAACCAACCCGGCAGTTAATGACTTTGCAATAGTTTCTTCACTCACAGAGTGATACAACACCCACTGGAATCCAGGGGATGACTATGGGTGTAATCATCAGCTATCAATGATGCTATGCTGATTTTCCACAtgtgaggatctggtccattgatttcaaggagaaTTAGATCAGGCCTTTAGTGGAGACACACCCTCTGTATAGTCAATTCCCAGTCTCCTTCCAGGGCAGGCAATTCCAGGGATATTAAAGTAGGTGGCTCTCTTGAGAGAACAAGTAAATTTGTACCTAACTCCAGAGCAGCTTGTCTAAAATGCCTGCAACAAGTTGCCAACTGCTTGGATCTgtcccaagatttaaaaaaaaaaaaaaaaaaaaaaaaatctgggatgCAGAATAGGAGACCTGAAATATTCCCTAGGAAAAACTGATCTAATCAATCCATGCTCTGTCTACTGGGGAACATGTATGCCTGGCTACACCACCAACCAGATGTGaggaaaatgcttttttccccagccTTATTGAAGGGGACGTAATGCTTCTTACTAAATTGGATCAAAGCACTCCACCTCCACTGGGCCTCCCACATCTTTATCCTCTGAACAAATGAAGACCTCCGAGACAATTGAACTTGATGAGGGTGGAAGCTAAACTCTTTGTGGGGGGGAAGCCCTAAAGACAGGCCCATCTGCAAGTGAACATAAGAAGCGTCGAGGAGGAAACCGTTGAATGGAATTTTGCATTCTTGGTGGtgatgtaacactgacagaccccagtcatcagcgggcgggatcaaacctgggacctctggagctaaatgcgtGAGCCTCCatggcatgagctaaaagccacatggccatTAGCTAAGGCcttagagcaaactcattaatctctctctaagtggtctcagtaccacttgatgggacagagcaccacacccaggaggtgtgtgggttacagtggGAGGTAATCCCACTGGGTTCTCCAACAGCCGTGTCACTTCCTGATTAGTTTGGAGTAGAGAAcagggaaaagggagggggcagggattgGAAGGAATAAATCTTTTCCTTACTTCAGAATACTATAAAGAGGGGAAATAATCATAAAATGGCACCTGGTTAAGATTCAGCAGCCTggtataaatatgttgaataggattttcagaagcacccccTGATGGCCTCTccctttgctcccattgaagtccatggtaaaatttccattgagttcagtcagagcagaattaggccattGCTGAGAGCTTTGGAAAAGAGCTCACAGAAGCATCCTTTCTTTGCAACAGTGTGTGCTTAAAGCTCTCCCATATGCCGGTTGTCATGTGCCCATTTCTTTTACCCATCTATTGCTTCCTGCCTGCTGTATCCATGTCTTCAATGccaagttttaattttaaaaaaataacatctAACTATAATGTCCTGAGACATGATTCACATTTAGgaacagagattttcaaaggcactgaaaGTCGATGGGAATCAGGCATCTACATGCCCTTGAACAACTCCCCATAAGGTCCTGTCTCTGGCAGCGGCCacacctgatgcttcagaggaaggcaaaaacccctcTTTAGTGGACCTGGCCAACCAGGCAAAAAGACACAGGGATGGAGGCTGTTGAACTGGCCTTCCTGGGCTCAGCAAGGAGTTCAGCTGCCATGCTGTAGCACAAGATTTGAGCATGCTTATCTTGTCATGGAACAACGGCAACCGCGCACAACGGATTCCTGACAGTCGTTGCCTTCTCTGCAGAAATCGGATAGTGCTGGAGGGAAGGGGTAATAGAACTGATGCCCACGTAGCACTGTTATGGGCGCCAGGAAGAGCCCATAGAATAGGTAAGAGCTTTTGCTCAGCTATAAATACGTGGCAGAAACCGATTGTAACTCCGGATATCATGCCTTTGCTCTTTTATATCTGTATCGTGGGCCAAgagcctcagctagtgtaaattagcccagctccactgacatcagagaAGCTCTGCTGACTTGCAGCAGACGAGGAGCTGGTCCTGACCACTTAGCAATAAATAGCCCAGTATCCCCTGAGATGCAGGTATTCCTCTGTCCGTTCTATTTCTGGTTGTTTAGAAGTCAATCAGTGCagaaacagacagaacaaaactGCTGAAGCCAAAGCAGGGCCATTTGTTGATCTGCTCCTTTGGAATAAAGTTAATTTGCAGTGGATCTGTCATTTGTAATAGTGTCCTAGGAGAGGCTTGGCTGATGCGCCAGTTGGAACATTGGGTTTTTGATAGTCTGCGTTTCATCAGGTTTGTAATCAGCAGGGAGCTGAGCCGAGAAATTGCCAGATGCTTTTCTGCGGTCATGCTCCTCAGGGCTGTGAGCTTGTTAGAGCTCAGACTAAGAAGGGTGAGGCCTGGGCAATGTGTTCTTGAAGGCAGGGAACATCTCTTACTGTAGAGCACCTTTTGAATTCAAGGCCCTATGGGGGAGTGAAGAGGTCTGCGTACAAGGAGCTTTTTGCAGGATGAGACCATGTTCTGTAAAGCACAGTGTGAATTTATGGTACATTTATTATACTATTACTGTTAATCAcacttggatgggagaccaccCAGGAAACACAGGCTGCTACCAGAAGCTGTGAAGCTGGCATTCCTTTGTGGTTACTACTGAACCAACATCCCAGGAAGGTGTTTGTGTGTAGGACTGTGCTGTTGAAAGTGCCACCTCTCTGATGAGATGTAAATTCAAGGATCCCTTGTGGTCATGAAAGGCCTCTTTTGATAAGAGTTAGGGACATTAGCCCGTCTCctgggcaggtttttttttttttgaccagttaCATTCAGCCAATCTAAATACCCTTTCCAGTTTCAAGTGGATCTGGTAATTTTCACTTTCCTACCTGACCTGTTGTGTAGTGTtagctgtgcactgttaaacagctgccccATTCCACTACACAAGGCACTTAAATGATCCTTCaagctggccagaaaatgggCTTACCcaggaaatttcaacttttcagtgaaaaaaatcaaaatccaaaatatttcaatttggaaattctgcaatgcttcatgggagttgtagtctggtTACTTCATGTCTGAATTCTCTTCTATGGGCTAGGCTCCCAACCAGACTACATTTCCCTTAATGCATCACAGTCTTCCCAATGTTGAGGAGAAGGCAGTGCATCGTGGGAGTCCTGGGCCCTGGTGCATAACGGCAGCATGAGGCACCTAAACCACCTCTTCCTTGAGGCACGGCTGGAGCatatctgaatcaaaatatttcagttttcaagcactgatttttttaaaattgaaaaatcaatttttcccatggaaagctggctttttttttttttttttttaagtcaaaaacCCCATTTCactctataaaaaaaaattaatggaagattTTTGACGAGCCCTACTGATTCCTGCttctaaaatgctttgaaatggaAGCACTATGTAAatggaaaatatgtatttatagaCTTATGCTGCTTTACATTTGTTGAGGGACTGGCCAATTAGCTGGATATTTTTATTAGTGATTAGCAGATAACTCACTGACAATATGGATATGTAAATTATCCTCTTTAGGTTTCAGATTGAACACTCCCTTGATGAATGGGAGTAGCTGACAACTCAGAACTATTGTTACAGGCTGTCTCAGGTTCAGGACAACACTGCATCAGATTACCAAGTCTTCTCAACCATcggaacttgattttttttattttttttttttaagtgaaagctgagattcggGAGCACAATTCTTCAGTGACCAGTGGCTTCTGCAGAGAATTTTGCATTTGTGTAGTCATGGAATGCTACATGTAGGGTGAGAATATATTTACAGTGAATGTAAATATGTTCATGgcggggaagggatagctcagtggtttgagcattggcctgctaaacccaggcttgtgagttcaatccttgagggggccatttagggatctggggcaaaaattagggattggtcctgctttgagcaaggggttggactagatgacctcctgaggtcccttccaaccctgatattctatgaccctaTGTTTCTTCCTTTCCCAGGTGGAGGCCAAGAGAGTACAAGCCAATGTGGAAAACCAGATCCTGATGATGGCATCAGACAGTCACAAACACAAAGGGAGGGTGATCTATCTCACGGTAAAACTGCTGCTTCCACTCTGAATACATTAGACTCAGCATGAACCAAATTATTTCCCAAACGGCAAACTGTCAGAGGGTCTTTAATATGGTGGATCTTAAAACAAGAGCCACTGTATCACATGAGATCCAgagatttgggggggtgggtctCTACCCTCAGAGGTACCTAGTATTAGGGTCTCTCCCTGTAACTGAGCAATCAAAGAGACCCTCAATTCAATGGCATTTGTGTACATTACAGAAAATATTGGAAGATTTTCCAAGGAAGGAACAAAGTTACTCCTTTTTATTATTGTTCATTTGTATCACCCCGTAGCCCCAACAGTGGCCCATGATCCACTGTACTAGGGCCTGTACAAACACAACCAAAAGACCGTCCCCcgtcccaaggagcttacaaggCAGGATCCTCAAGGGGGTCAGATTCCGATCCCCTAACATGCTGAGGAGCCGTGGGAGCGATCCCCTTGCAGAGTGAGCTACTACTCAGCATGAGCTAGGGTCAGCAGAATCTGCCCAAAGGTACTTTAACTATCCTTGTGGGGCAGAGGCCTTTTCCTCTTGTTATCCTATTTACTGAGCCAATAGCCCAGAACCTGCTCAGAGAGAGCGAGGGAGGCCCTTTTTGGGAGAGCATCAGCACATCAGGTCTTGAATCCATGTGCGTTACAAAGAGCAGTGACtggagtgcgtgtgtgtgtgtgtctccttccCACCCAGAAAGTGGTCAAGAATTCAAGAGACGAGGTGAACCAAAGCTTTGCAGAGATTATAAAGGAGATCAAACGAATGCAGGTGAAGGTGTTGGAGTTTTTGGACAAGGAGGAGAGAGCAGCCCTGATCCATCTGGGGAATTCCATTCAGCAAAAGCAAGGGAAGCTTGCTGACCTCAACAAGCAGAACCTCTGGCTGACAGACCTCCTTGACAATGCAAGTGACCAACAGTTCCTGCAGGTAGAGTTCACCCCTCCAACCTGTGACCACAGTAAACTGCACCCATCAGTATGGCCCAGTTGTCCTTGTGTAAGAGGTCTGGCCTGATGCTTAGCATCCACATCATCAACCACTGCCCCCTGCAGTTACTTCAGCTACAGGCAAGAAGTACAGTAGTGGTGAATTTCCTATACCAACTTTTGGTGAGTAGAGGCTATGGCTAGAGTAGCTGAGAAGGGTCTCACAGACCGCTTTTCTGGGTCATTCCTTACAGCACCTTCTGCAGGGAGAAGCTGGGGTgggattcccagcttgaggataCACAGGGCAGCTTGAAGAGCGCTGGCATGCTAATAAAGTCCCGCCACCCTGAGTACACACCTAGGGTCGCAGATCGGCACGTAAACAGAACGCCCATCCCTGCCACTCATGCTGCCCCAACTACGCTCTAGTTGTAGCCTGCTAGATCAaggagagctagcacaagtacaCCTCTGAGCGAGAATCACACCCCCACCTCCAGGTGCAGATGTACTCTCAGATTAGAGTAGTTGTGAACACCCTGTAGCCATCACTACTGCACCGATTTTTATTGATCATTTTCACTTTATCAGCCTAGGAAACAGAACCATGGGGACCAGGAACATAAGGGGGAATATTATGGCATGCAACCGTTATTCATTATAATCACAAACTAACAGTTACAGTATCATCTTTGCCCTCTGATTGATGTGAAGGGGTAAAATAAACTTCAAATGCAGAAGATCGTCTATTTGCATTTGCTTTATTTTAGCTAAAGGCTGACAGATTATTATACTgagagtctttaaatcaagactgggatAGCTTTCTAGAAGAGATGCTGTTGCTCAAACAGAAGGTGGGGGCATGAGGCAGAAATTACTGGGCAAGGTTCTTtgccctgtgttatgcaagaggtcagactagacaccAGAGATGCcccttaatcatagaatatcagggttggaagggacctcaggaggtctagtccaaccccctgctcaaatcaggaccaatcccaatttttgccccagatcgctaagtggccccctcgaggattgaactcagaatcctgggtttagcaggctaatgctcagaccactaagctatccctcccccacttctgaCTTTAATCTGTGAATCTATTATTAGAgaagcacctagaagccctatCCAAGATGGGAGTCATCGTACAGGACCTAGCACCCCAGACACATAGAAAGTGACAGCCCCTGCCACAGAAAACTTACAGTCCAAATAGTCTCggagttatccccattttacagatgggaaaccaaggCATGGAGAGTGTAAATGACTTGACCAAGTTCACACAGAGGCTGTGGTACAGCAGAGATTGAACCCAAAACTCTGGAGTCCAAGGatgcaaaatatttaattcattaCTAAACGTGTTTAAGATTAGCAGGTTCTGGTCTGGCCAAGAGAAAGACAGGAAACCAATACAAATCATCCCAGTTGCTCTGCAAAAACATGGTTCTGTCTGATTGATGAAGGTAGGGACAAGAAAAACACACTGAATATATTTTACTGCAGGCTTTATATGGAAATCAACAGATGGGAATCTTCTAATTCAAACATTTATGAGGAATATTATGCACTCAAAAGCTAAGCCGCGTCATGCTGGGTAAACATCTGCCTGGTTCTGAATTTAATAGGGTACAAAGTAGGGGGAATTTTTTCCCACAACTCCATTTGAAGTTTTGGAACCCTCCTACAATCAAAGCAACATGACCATAACCACCTTGAGACTGAATGAGCCAAAAAGCCAGCCCTGTggctagtgtaaatcaacatagcccccccccacccccctctgaaGCTAACAGTGAGGCCAAATTTCCCAAATTGAAAGAGGCTTAAAactcactttgtttttaaaaaacctctttaGCTTTGGAAATAAATCATCCAGTGAGATGGTAACAAATTGGACCATCACAGTAGCCACACAGAGCTGTTAAATATTCTTTCTTGCATATGCTACTAATCCTTGCTTTAAGCgcaactgtttgttttttctggacTGCATGCTTCTGTTCTGAGGCAGCAGGGAACTTTTCTTAACACCAAAAAAAGAAGTCAACGTTTCAGTGAAATCCAAGAGGATTTACTTGGATAACAAAGACTCCAGCAAAATGGAGGAAAGGATCTTGTCTGGCCGTTCGAGTGGCTATAAAGTCTGTTATTTCATCCAAACAAGTGCTTCAGAAAGGGGCAATTCCACCCTGTGCCGCGGCCTGTGCACTacttaaaccctattttgaggGCATAAGGggaacttaagtggtgcataggctgCAGAGTAGGTCTCTGCACTGAGGCAAATGTCACCCAgctcagggtgctggaacaatgtgtatagtgggggtgccgagagccattgaac from the Chelonia mydas isolate rCheMyd1 chromosome 14, rCheMyd1.pri.v2, whole genome shotgun sequence genome contains:
- the LOC102940179 gene encoding E3 ubiquitin/ISG15 ligase TRIM25, producing the protein MSNTNFFFLEDNIVCPICLEVFTDPVTTACGHNFCMDCLQDYWDHQAVIGECPYCPQCREPFSSRPRLRKNISLGEIAEKFTREEAQATAKLPIAGPNDVPCDLCSSRKVKSIKSCLQCMASLCENHTQLHYENKTFRNHQLLEPIGDLKARLCQKHHKLQELYCRTEGGLVCYTCIREEHKNHDAIPLQEERARKVVEAKRVQANVENQILMMASDSHKHKGRVIYLTKVVKNSRDEVNQSFAEIIKEIKRMQVKVLEFLDKEERAALIHLGNSIQQKQGKLADLNKQNLWLTDLLDNASDQQFLQEFPNLKKLGACTEPVVSLKCEESSSFVSLRQTLGDLKAQLAMVGLCFINKILMKGITMQPYEVIPADMDRKSLLKYYCNLNFDPNTASEELLLFKETHSVLNMGILMESFFGSCQGFNHWPQVLCTRSLCEGCHYWEVEVSDSWVCLGATYSYMHKTGKSCIFYLIGRNNTSWCLEWDSLKFSVWHNNIQTVVKGSYYKIIGVFLDYAAGSLTFYGVTNTMNLIYRFLTTFTEPLYPAVMVSSGGSITLKQHPLP